GGCCGGCAAGGTCACCCGCGCCTGACGCGGTAACACCGCGCCCCACCGTCGTCACTGCCGGCGGACCCTCGTGGTCCGCCGGCACTGTCGTACTCACCCCCCGTTGCACGACCCTCACCTCCCCCCGGTGCGGCCGTCGATCACGAGCTTGGCGTCAGCTTCCGACCTTCCGGTGACGCGAACCTCCTGATCGACGCGGACAGCGACGGCCCGTACGGGGGCGGCGTTCGCGTACCCAGCCTGGAGGGCTGACTTGTGGTGCTGGGCCTCGGTCGAGACGAGATGATCATCGTCGGGGTGCCGCCGGGCGTGCTCGGCATCCTGGGTGAGCTGCTTCCCGCCGACAGTGTCGTGATCATCGAGGATCCCGAGCTGATCCGTCGCCGTGACCTGCACCGGAAGCTGGCCAAGGTGCCGTTCGTCCCCCGGGTGGTGCCGGCGGCGTACCAGCGGGACGCCCTCGACGTCGAGGGGCTGCTGGCGGCCGAGCCGGCGCTCGCCACCGCCCGGCTGGTCATGCCCGGCGTGGAGTACACGGTCACCGCCGCCGCGCGGCTGGCCGAGCGGCTCGGTCTGCCCGGTGCCGGGGTGGCCGCCGCCCAGACCTTCACCGACAAGCACCGCCTGCGGCGGCTCGCCGCCGACCACGGCCTGCCCAACCCGGCGTACGCGCTGGTCCGCACCCCGGCCGAGGCGGAGGCGTTCGTCCGGCGGGTGGGCGGACGATGCGTGCTCAAGCCGACCCGGCGCGCGGGCAGCCTGGGGGTGCAGTTCCTCGACGACCCGGACGCCGTCGCCGCCGCGTGGGCGGCCACCGCCGACCCGCCCGGCTCCGACGAGGAGGCCGAGGTGCCCACCGAGGTGATGGTCGAGGCGGCACTGACCGGTTCCGAGCACAGTGTCGAACTGCTGGTGGCCGACGGCGAGGTGATCTTCGGCAACGTCACCGACAAGCGGGTGCTGCCCGGCCGGCACCCGGTGGAGACCGGGCACACCGTCCCGTCCGGGCTGCCCGAGGCGGAGTACCGTGCCCTGCTCGACGTCGCCGGCCGGCTGGCCAGGGCTGCCGGGTTCCGCACCGGCGTGCTGCACAGCGAGTGGATCCTGGCGGACGGGGTGCCGACCCTGGTGGAGTGCGCCGCCCGGCTGCCCGGCGACCTGATCGCTGCGCTCGTCACGGTGGCGTACGAGGCGTCGTTCATGGCGGCGTACCTGCGGGTGCTCCTCGGGGAACGCCCGGCGCTGCCGGCCCGCGCGGTCGCGGCGGCGGCGGTGGAGTTCCTGATCGCCCCGCCGGGCACGGTCACCGCGGTCGAGGGCGTCCGCCCGGCCCACCGGGTGTCCGGTGTGCTCGACCTGCACGTGGACGTGGCGGTCGGCGACCGGGTGGCCGAGGTGGTCTCGTCCCGACAGCGCAGCGGTCACGTGCTGGTCTGGGGCGCCGACCCGACCGAGGCGGCGGACGCCGCGCAGCGGGCCGCCGGGTTGGTCCGTTTCGAGGTGGCCTGAACCCCGGCGATCCACCCGGCGTCGGCCCCGCCACCCAAGCGGCGCGACCGGTCCCGTCCGGGCAGCGAGGCGGTCAGAGGGTGCGGCCGAAGGAGAGGCAGCCCGGCGCGTCCCGGTAGTAGCCGAAGTTGGGGATCCGCTCGTAGCCGGCCGCGTGGTACATGGCGATCGCCTCCGGCTGCCGGTCCCCGCACTCCAGGACGACCCGCTTGCGGCCCAGGTCCCGCGCCGAGCTCTCCACCGCCGCCAGCACCGTCCGGGCCACTCCCCGACCCCGGGCCGCCGGGGCGGTGTACATCCGCTTCAGCTCCGCCACCTCGCCGGTGTCGCCGTGACTGCGCCAGCCCCCGCAGCCGACCGGCTCGCCGTCCCGGTAGGCCACCAGGAACGCCCCGTCCGGGGCCTCGAACTCGGCCGCGTCGACCGGGGTTTCGTCGCCGCTGCCGCCGTACCGGCCGGCCAGGTCGGCCAGGGCCGCCCGGACCAGTCCCTGCGCCACGTCGGAGTCGAAACGCAGCACGCGGATCTCGATGTCGCTCACCCCCGCAGGGTACGACCGCGGCCGGTCCGGAACCGGGCCGGCCGCCCCCGATCGGTCGTACGTCACGTCCGGGTGTTTGCAGGGGACCCCTGCTCCTCAAAATGCGGTAGCAAGGGTCCCCTGCAAACACCGGGAGAGGCCGGGAGCACCGATCAGCGGAAGTGGTCCCAGCCGACCGGCCCCTCCCAGGGTTGTCCGTCCACCGTCACCCCGGTCCCCTCGCCCACCCGGCCGATCGCCCGCCACGGCGGCGGCAGGGCCACCGCCGGCGGGAAGGTCGCGGCCAGGGCGTGGTCGTCGCCGCCGCCGAGGATCCAGCCGTACGGGTCGACGCCGAGCGCCTGGGCGGCGTCGGCCATCTGCCGGGGCACCTCGAACGCGTCGCGCCGGACGTCGACGGCGACCCCGCTCGCCCGGGCCACGTGTCCGAGGTCGGCCAGCAGTCCGTCCGAGACGTCGATCATGGCGGTCGCGCCGAGCCGGGCGGCGTACGGGCCGGCCGGGTACGGCACCTCCGGCCGCCGGTACGCCTCGACCAGCAGTTTCGGCGTCCGGAAGCCCCGGGACAGCACGGTGTACCCGGCCCCGCGTACCCGATCCGACCGGCCAGGGCGACGACGTCGCCGGGGCGGGCGCCGGAGCGGAGCACCGGGGGCCGGCCGCCCAGGTCACCGAGGGCGGTCACCGCGATGGTCAGGGTCGGACTGGCGGACATGTCACCCCCCACCACGCCCGCCCCGACCTTGGCCGCCTCGGCGGCCAGCCCGTCGGCGAGCCCCTCCGCCCAGGCCACGTCGAGGTCCGGCGGCACACAGAGGGCGACCAGCAGGGCGGTCGGGGTGGCGCCCATCGCGGCGATGTCGGCCAGGTTCGCCGCCGCCGCCCGGTGGCCGACGTCCACCGCGCTGGACCAGTCCCGCCGGAAGTGCCGCCCTTCCACCAGCACGTCGGTGGAGGCGGCCACCCGTCCGTCCGGGGCCGCCACCAGCGCCGCGTCGTCGCCGGGGCCGAGCAGGCAGGCCGACCCGGCCGGCAGCCGGGCGGTCACCCGGTCGATCAGCCCGAACTCTCCACTGCCCGTGACGCTCCCGACGCCGCCGGTGCCACCGTTCATGCGCTGCCGCCGCTCTGCTCGCTCACCGCTTCTCCTTGACCACCCATCGGGATCGGGCCTGGTGGGTAGGGTAGTTTCACTCCTCGGGCCGCCCCCGGGTGGCGACGGACGGAGGTCGAGTCGTGGTACAGGCGTACATCCTCATCCAGACAGAGGTCGGTCGGGCACGTGACGTGGCCGGTGTGATCGCGGACCTTGCCGGCGTGGTACGGGTCGACGCCGTCACCGGGCCGTACGACGTGGTGGTGCTCACCGAGGCGAACAACGTCGACGAGCTCGGCAAACTGATTGTCAGCAAGGTGCAGATGGTGCCCGGCATCACCCGCACCCTGACCTGTTCGGTGGTGCGACTGTAAGTGGACGACGAGAAGACTGCCCCCACCGCCCCGGTGGACGCCGACGCGAAAACGGCCGACACCGGCACGGAGACGAGCGGCCCGGCGGACGCTGATGCGCAGACGACCGCTCCGGCGCGGCGGCGTGGCTGGGACCGGTCGACGCGGACTGCGGCGCTGATCTCCGCGCTGGTCGCCCTGCCGGTCACGGTGGCCGTGGCCGGGTTCACCTTCACCGCGCTCACCCCGGACGAGCCAGCCGCCGAACCGAGCCCGAACGAGAGCATCCAGGCGCTCGGGCCGAAGTCGAACGTCCCGGTGCAGATGGCCGCCGAGCCGCTGGCCGAACGTCCCGCCACAGTCTGTCGGGCGCTGCTGTCGAAGCTCCCCTCGACCGTCGGGGAGTTGCCCCAGCGGCTGGTCACCGCCGGTCCCGAGCAGAACGCGGCGTACGGTGACCCGGCGCTCACCGTGGCCTGCGGCGTGCCCGAGCCGACCATCCCGCTGACCGACAAGGTCTGGGTGGTCAATCAGGTCTGCTGGTACGCGGAGGAGAAGATCGACGCCACCGTGCTCAGCTCGGTCGACCGCGAGGTCGCGGTCCGGGTCACCGTGCCGAAGGCGTACGAGCAGCCGTTGCAGTGGGTGAGTCCGATCTCGGAGGCGATCGTCGGCTCCATCCTCACCGCCCGCCCCGTTCCGACGGGCTGCCAGGGCTGACCGTCACCGGTCCGGCGGCGGTCCCGGCGCAGGGACCGCCGCCGGACGGGTCAGCCGCGTCTTGCCGGTGCCCGCTGGACCGGGTGCGCCCCGTCGTGGCCCGCCGGTCGGTCAGCCGCGCCGCAGGGCGGTGTGGATCAGCCGGCTCACCAGCTTCGGGTAGTCCAGACCGGAGGCGGCCCACATCCGGGGGAACATCGACGACGCGGTGAAGCCCGGCATGGTGTTCACCTCGTTGAGGTAGACGTCCAGCTCCGGGGTGACGAAGAAGTCGACCCGGGCCAGGCCGGCACAGTCCAGGGCGGCGAAGGCGCGGACGGCGTACTCGCGTACCCGCCGGATCACGTGTTCCGGCAGCCGGGCCGGGACGTCGTACTCGCAGACCTCGTCGGCGTCGATGTACTTCGCCTCAAAGTCATAGAAGTCGTGGTCGGCGACGACCCGCACCTCGGCCAGGACGGACGCCTCGGGCGCGCCCCCCGCCTCGCCCTCCAGCACGCCGCACTCGATCTCCCGGCCGATCATGGCGGCCTCGACCAGCACCTTCGAGTCGATCCGGCGGGCCGTGGCGACGGCTTCGTCGAGTTGGGACCAGTCGGTGACCTTGCTGATGCCGAAGGACGAGCCGGCGCGGGAGGGCTTGACGAAGACCGGCAGGCCGAGGCGTTCCTTCTCCTCCTCGGTGAGGGTCGCCCCGCTGCGCAGCACCGCGTACGGCCCGACCGGAATGCCCTCGGCGGCGCAGAGCTTCTTGGTGAACTCCTTGTCCATCGCGGCTGCGGAGGCGAAGACGTTGGCCCCGACGTACGGGATGCCGGCCATCTCCAGCAGGCCCTGGATGGTGCCGTCCTCTCCGTACGCGCCGTGCAGCACCGGGAAGACCACGTCCACCCCGGACAGCGCCCGGGGGCCCTCGGTCGGGTCGAGCACCATGAGGCCGCCACCGGTCGGGTCGGCCCGGAGCACGACCTCCGCCCCGGTGGACGCGGTGATCTCCGGCAGCCGGCGGTCGGTGATCGCCAGGCGGGTCGGGTCCCCGTCGGCCAGCACCCACTGCCCGGCGCGGGTGATGCCGACCGGCACCACCTCGAACTCGTCCGGGTCCAGCGCGCCGAGCACGCTGCCCGCGCTGACGCAGGAGATGCCGTGTTCGGGGCTACGGCCGCCGAAGACGATGGCGACGCGGGTCTTGCCTGGGGTGGTCACTGGTGTCATCTCCGGTTCGCGACTGCGGTGGCCCGCGAGCCCCTGGTGGCGCTCACCTGGTCGACCTTACTGTGGGTGGCGGCGGGCCGGTGCCGACACCCGGACCGGCCGGGTACCCCCTCCGCGCCCCGTCGACACCTGCCACACGATGCGTAGCCGACCGGGCGCGGACGCGTGGCGGGCCGGGCGCGGGCGCGTGGCGGGCCAGGCGCGGGCGCGTGGCCAACGCGGTGGGCACTACCCTGCCCTGGTGACCAGTGCCGACCCCTTGATCGCCAGCCTCACCGCCGCCGTGGACGCCCGTCCGGACGATCTCCCGCTGCGCCTGCACCTGGCCGGTCTGCTGCTCGACGCCGGACGCGCCGGCGAGGCTATCGCGCACCTCGGGCAGGCGCTCACCCACGATCCGGGCAACACCGGGGCGCAGTCGCTGATGCAGCGGGCGCTGGGCGTACCACCGGCCGGACGTGTCACCACGGGCGCCGGCGGCGCCCCGAGCCGAGGCGGCGCACTGCCGGCGCCAACCCCCGGCACGCCGCCGACGCCGACCGCCGGGGCACCGGGCAGCGCCGGGCGGGCGGTGGACGGGACCGCCCCGGAGCCGCCGGCGGATCCGCTGGCCGCGTACGAGCGGGAGCTGGCGGACGTCGTACCGCCCCGGTTCGTCCGTTCCGGGGACGAGCCGGAGCCGGTGACGGGTGACGCGGACCGGGCGTACGACGTGGAGGCCTCGACGGTCCGGCTGGCCGACGTGGGCGGGATGGGCGCGGTCAAGGAGCGGCTGGAGCTGGCCTTCCTCGGTCCGCTACGCAACCCTGAGCTGCGCCGGATGTACGGCAAGAGCCTGCGCGGCGGCCTCATGCTCTACGGCCCGCCCGGCTGCGGCAAGACCTTCCTGGCCAGGGCGGTCGCCGGGGAGATGGGCGCGAAGTTCCTGTCCCTGTCCATCGTGGACGTGCTGGACATGTGGATGGGCAACTCGGAGCGCAACCTGCACGAACTGTTCCAGGCGGCCCGCCGCAACGCCCCCTGCGTGCTCTTCCTCGACGAGGTCGACGCACTGGGGCACAAGCGGTCCAAGGTCACCTCCAGCTCGATGCGGACGGTCGGCAACCAGCTCCTGGCCGAACTGGACGGGATGGAGGGCAACAACGAGGGCGTCTTCGTGCTGGCCGCCACGAACACCCCGTGGGACGTGGACGCGGCGCTGCGCCGGCCGGGCCGGCTGGACCGGATGGTGCTGGTGCTGCCGCCGGACGCCGAGGCCCGTCGGGCGATCCTGGAGTACCACCTGCGGGACCGGCCGATCGCCGGGATCGACCTGCGGAAGGTGGTCGCCGCGACCGAGGACTTCTCCGGCGCGGACCTGGCCCACCTCTGCGAAACCGCCGCCGAGTTCGCGATGGCCGACTCGGTACGCCGGGGCGAGGTGCGGATGATCGGTCAGGGCGACCTCGACCGGGCGCTGAAGGAGGTCCGACCGTCGACCCGCCCGTGGCTGGCGACCGCCCGCAACGTGGCCATGTTCGCCAACGAGGGAGGCGTCTACGACGACTTGGTCGCCTACCTGAAGCGGCGCCGGATGCTCTGAGCCAGCCGGATGCTCTGAGCCAGCCGGTCCGCCCAGGCCGGCGGGAGCACCCGGCCGGCGGAGAACCGGGGTCCACCCAGGCCGCCGGGGGACCCGCCGGGGCAGCAGCCACCCGGCCGGTCAGCAGCCACCCGGCCGGTCAGCAGCCGCCGTAGCGCCGGCCGACGGCGATCACCTTGACCCGCTGTCGGCCGGCACGGACCATGCCGAGCGCCATGAAGGCGGCCGCGATCCGGTCGGCTGCGGCCCGGCTGCTGGCGCTGACCACCTGCCGCCGCCGTTCCGGCATGGTCCGCTCGTTGCGCCTCGCGCCGTTGACCGGACGGACGTCGGTGAGCACCACCAGGAACCGGGTCATCGTCGCCCACCGTCCCCCCGTCCGGTGCCCGCCCGGCGACCCTCCGCACGCCGCGCCACGTCATCCCCCGCGCGACGCGGCATGTCCCCCTCCGCGCGCTGCGCCAGGTCACCCCCCGCGTGCCGCGCCGTGCCACCCCCCGCGTGCCGCGCCGTGCCACCCTCCGCGTGCCGCGCCGCGCCACCCCTCGCGCGACGCGGCACGCCGCACCGCACCACCGCTGCCGCCGCCGGCCGGCCCTCCCGGGCGCGCGGTGCCGCCTCCCGGTGGGGGCGGGGGCGGTCGGCCCGGGTCCGGTGGTACGGGCTGTCGGGGTCAGGACGCACGGCGCAGCTCCTCGGGCTCGGCCGTGGTGGCGGCGAGGCCACCGAACCGGTCCCGGCAGACGTACGAGAGGTTGGCGTGGATCCACGTGCCGTCGTTGTCCCGCAGCACCGGGCACGCGCACCAGCGGCAACGCGACACCCGAGGCCAGCAGCCGGTGGCGGTCATCCCATTCCTTCCCGGTGCGCTCTGGTGGGAGACACGTGGTGATCGGGTGGGGGAGTGGATACCCGACCACCACGCGTCTCATTTCCCCTCCGTCGCTCACCACCACCGTCGCCACGACCACCGGCGGTGAGGACTCGATGACAAGTTGACACCTTGACCGGCGTGAATGCAACTCTCATGCACCTCTCTCTCATGCACGCATTCCCATGGATCTGTGCGACGATCGGCACATGGCACCGAAGACCGCCCGAGCCCGCCGGCTCGGCATCGCGCTGCGCAGTCACCGGGAGGCGGCCGGCCTGACCCTCGAGGCCGCCGCCGACGAGATCAACAGCACCCGCAGCACCCTCTCCCGCTACGAGAACGCCCAGACGCTGGTCAGCCCGGCCACCGTCCGGGCGCTGCTCACGCTCTACCGGGTCGGCCCGGAGGACGTCGAGGCCGCCGTCGCGCTGGCCAAGGACGCCCGCAAACCCGGCTGGTGGGTGTCCTACTCGTACGTCCTCGACAAACGGACGATCGACTTCATCGCCCTGGAGGCCGAGGCGAGCGCCATCGCCAACTTCGAGCCGTCCGTGGTGCCGGGCCTCCTCCAGACCGCCGACTACATCCGAGCGGTGATGCGGGGCGGCCCGCACACCCTCACCGACGAGGGGGTCGAGCAACGGGTGAAGGCCCGCCTGGACCGGCAGCAGCGGCTCACCGGCACCGACCCGCCCATCTTCGACGCGATCATCGACGAGGGCGCGCTGCTACGGCCGGTCGGGGACCGGGCCGTGATGGAGGCGCAGCTCGACCACCTGCTCAAGATGATCGAGCTGCCCAACGTCACCGTCCAGGTCATCCCGCTGACCGCCGGCTACCACCGGGGCACCCGGGGCTCCCTGCACATGCTGGAGTTCCCCGACCCGGAGGACCCGATCATCGCCTCGGTCGAGACGGTCGCCGGTCAGATGATCCTCGATCGCCCCGGTGACCTGCGCACCTGCACCAAGATCATGGAACATCTCCGGAGCGTCGCGCACAGCCCTGCGGCGAGCCGCGACCAACTCGTCCGACTCCTGAAGGGACGCTGACCTTGACACCGACGACCCGCGCGACGCTGGCCACGGCCGCATGGCGCAAGAGCAGCCACAGTGGAGACGAGGGCGCCTGCCTGGAGCTGGCGGTCATCACCCCGGCCGTCCGGGACTCCCTCGACGCCGTCGCCGTCCGGGACTCCAAAGACCCGGCCGGCCCGGTGCTGCTCTTCGGACCGGCCGCCTGGGCGGCCTTCACCACCGCTCCCCCGACCCGACCCGAGTCCTGACCTGCCGGACCCGAACACGGCCTCGCCCAGCGATTCGTCTCCGTTTCGCCGATACTGCGGTATCCGTCGGCCCTGGATGCCGCAGTATCGGCGAAATCTGCCGCCGGGACTAACCGAGGCGCGCGGTGACCGCCGTGGCGTCGAGTTCCGCCGAGCGGGTCACCGTCGGCGTCAGACCACACCCGACCAGGTCCGCGCAGAGCCGGTCGACCTGGCTCTCGCCGACCTCCACCACCAGATGCCCGCCCGGGGCGAGCCAGCGCACCGCGTCCCCGGCCAGCCGGCGCAGCACGGCGAGCCCGTCCGATCCGCCGTCCAGCGCCACCGTGGGCTCGTGCAACCGAGCCTCGGGCGGCATCAACCCCACCGCCGTCGTCGGCACGTACGGGGCGTTGGCCACGACCAGGTCCAGCCGGCCCCGCCAGTGCGCCGGCAGCGGGTCGAACAGGTCTCCCTCGTACACCGGCACGCCCGGCCCGGCCAGGTTGCGCCGGGCGCAGCGGACGGCGGCCGGGTCGACGTCGGCGGCGGCCTGCCAGCGGGGCCGCAGCCGATGGGCCAGCAGCAGCGAGACGGCCCCGGAGCCACAGCAGAGCTCCACCACCGCCGGTTCCGGTCCGGCCACCGCCTCGGCGGCCGAGACCAGCAGCGCGGTCCGCCGACGCGGCACGAACACCCCCGGTTCGACGGCCACCCGCAGCCCACCGAACTCGACCCAGCCGAGCAGGTGTTCCAGCGGCTCCCCGGCCACCCGGCGGTCGGCCAACGCGGTCAGCGCGGCGGGGGTGTCGGCGGCGGCGACGAGCAGGTCCGCCTCGTCCTCGGCGAAGACGCAGCCGGCGGCACGGAGCCGGCGCACGAGGGCGGAGTGGTCAGGATGCCCGGTCACGCCGGCCGCGCGGCGTCCAGCGCCACGGTCAGGTCGGCCACCAGGTCGGCGGGGTCCTCCACCCCGCAGGAGAGTCGGACGAAGCCCGGCGTGGTGTCGTCACCCCACTGGGCCCGCCGGTCGGCGGTGGTGTGCAGCCCGCCGAACGAGGTGGCGGCGGCGACCAGCCGGGACGCCGACACGAACCGGGCGACCCGGTCCGCGTCGCCGAGGTCGAACGAGACGATCCCCGGCAGCCGGC
The nucleotide sequence above comes from Micromonospora pallida. Encoded proteins:
- a CDS encoding GNAT family N-acetyltransferase; this encodes MSDIEIRVLRFDSDVAQGLVRAALADLAGRYGGSGDETPVDAAEFEAPDGAFLVAYRDGEPVGCGGWRSHGDTGEVAELKRMYTAPAARGRGVARTVLAAVESSARDLGRKRVVLECGDRQPEAIAMYHAAGYERIPNFGYYRDAPGCLSFGRTL
- a CDS encoding putative protein N(5)-glutamine methyltransferase, whose translation is MTGHPDHSALVRRLRAAGCVFAEDEADLLVAAADTPAALTALADRRVAGEPLEHLLGWVEFGGLRVAVEPGVFVPRRRTALLVSAAEAVAGPEPAVVELCCGSGAVSLLLAHRLRPRWQAAADVDPAAVRCARRNLAGPGVPVYEGDLFDPLPAHWRGRLDLVVANAPYVPTTAVGLMPPEARLHEPTVALDGGSDGLAVLRRLAGDAVRWLAPGGHLVVEVGESQVDRLCADLVGCGLTPTVTRSAELDATAVTARLG
- a CDS encoding Lrp/AsnC ligand binding domain-containing protein is translated as MVQAYILIQTEVGRARDVAGVIADLAGVVRVDAVTGPYDVVVLTEANNVDELGKLIVSKVQMVPGITRTLTCSVVRL
- a CDS encoding ATP-grasp domain-containing protein; protein product: MIIVGVPPGVLGILGELLPADSVVIIEDPELIRRRDLHRKLAKVPFVPRVVPAAYQRDALDVEGLLAAEPALATARLVMPGVEYTVTAAARLAERLGLPGAGVAAAQTFTDKHRLRRLAADHGLPNPAYALVRTPAEAEAFVRRVGGRCVLKPTRRAGSLGVQFLDDPDAVAAAWAATADPPGSDEEAEVPTEVMVEAALTGSEHSVELLVADGEVIFGNVTDKRVLPGRHPVETGHTVPSGLPEAEYRALLDVAGRLARAAGFRTGVLHSEWILADGVPTLVECAARLPGDLIAALVTVAYEASFMAAYLRVLLGERPALPARAVAAAAVEFLIAPPGTVTAVEGVRPAHRVSGVLDLHVDVAVGDRVAEVVSSRQRSGHVLVWGADPTEAADAAQRAAGLVRFEVA
- a CDS encoding ATP-binding protein, which encodes MTSADPLIASLTAAVDARPDDLPLRLHLAGLLLDAGRAGEAIAHLGQALTHDPGNTGAQSLMQRALGVPPAGRVTTGAGGAPSRGGALPAPTPGTPPTPTAGAPGSAGRAVDGTAPEPPADPLAAYERELADVVPPRFVRSGDEPEPVTGDADRAYDVEASTVRLADVGGMGAVKERLELAFLGPLRNPELRRMYGKSLRGGLMLYGPPGCGKTFLARAVAGEMGAKFLSLSIVDVLDMWMGNSERNLHELFQAARRNAPCVLFLDEVDALGHKRSKVTSSSMRTVGNQLLAELDGMEGNNEGVFVLAATNTPWDVDAALRRPGRLDRMVLVLPPDAEARRAILEYHLRDRPIAGIDLRKVVAATEDFSGADLAHLCETAAEFAMADSVRRGEVRMIGQGDLDRALKEVRPSTRPWLATARNVAMFANEGGVYDDLVAYLKRRRML
- a CDS encoding D-alanine--D-alanine ligase family protein, whose product is MTTPGKTRVAIVFGGRSPEHGISCVSAGSVLGALDPDEFEVVPVGITRAGQWVLADGDPTRLAITDRRLPEITASTGAEVVLRADPTGGGLMVLDPTEGPRALSGVDVVFPVLHGAYGEDGTIQGLLEMAGIPYVGANVFASAAAMDKEFTKKLCAAEGIPVGPYAVLRSGATLTEEEKERLGLPVFVKPSRAGSSFGISKVTDWSQLDEAVATARRIDSKVLVEAAMIGREIECGVLEGEAGGAPEASVLAEVRVVADHDFYDFEAKYIDADEVCEYDVPARLPEHVIRRVREYAVRAFAALDCAGLARVDFFVTPELDVYLNEVNTMPGFTASSMFPRMWAASGLDYPKLVSRLIHTALRRG
- a CDS encoding DUF397 domain-containing protein, whose amino-acid sequence is MTPTTRATLATAAWRKSSHSGDEGACLELAVITPAVRDSLDAVAVRDSKDPAGPVLLFGPAAWAAFTTAPPTRPES
- a CDS encoding DUF3515 family protein encodes the protein MDDEKTAPTAPVDADAKTADTGTETSGPADADAQTTAPARRRGWDRSTRTAALISALVALPVTVAVAGFTFTALTPDEPAAEPSPNESIQALGPKSNVPVQMAAEPLAERPATVCRALLSKLPSTVGELPQRLVTAGPEQNAAYGDPALTVACGVPEPTIPLTDKVWVVNQVCWYAEEKIDATVLSSVDREVAVRVTVPKAYEQPLQWVSPISEAIVGSILTARPVPTGCQG
- a CDS encoding helix-turn-helix domain-containing protein, with protein sequence MAPKTARARRLGIALRSHREAAGLTLEAAADEINSTRSTLSRYENAQTLVSPATVRALLTLYRVGPEDVEAAVALAKDARKPGWWVSYSYVLDKRTIDFIALEAEASAIANFEPSVVPGLLQTADYIRAVMRGGPHTLTDEGVEQRVKARLDRQQRLTGTDPPIFDAIIDEGALLRPVGDRAVMEAQLDHLLKMIELPNVTVQVIPLTAGYHRGTRGSLHMLEFPDPEDPIIASVETVAGQMILDRPGDLRTCTKIMEHLRSVAHSPAASRDQLVRLLKGR